The Fretibacterium sp. OH1220_COT-178 genomic sequence CTGAAAACTCCTCCTCCGGAAAAAATCGGAGCGCTCTCGAAGGATCGAACGCCCGATCATTTGTCAAGCATTCATTTTATCATACATCCACCGCATGCGGGGAATCCCCCGAACTTCCTTCACAGGACAGAAGCTCCTGCAAAACCCGGAGGGCGGCGGCACGGTGCGATATGGCGTTCTTCACGGCAGCCGGCAGAGCGGCGAACGAGACGTCGAAACCGTCCGGCAAAAAGAGCGGATCGTAGCCGAAGCCCCCCTCTCCCGACGGATGCTCCGCGAGCCGGCCCGGGCAGTCCCCCTCGCAGACCAGGGTCCATGCCCCGGGGATCGACAGGGCCAGGGCTGCGACGAAGCGGGCCCTGCGATCCTTCCGCCCCGCCATCCCGCCCAAAAGCCAGCGATTTCGATCCTCGTCCGTCCCCTCCACGATGCGGGCGGAGCGGACGCCCGGCCCCCATTCCAGTGCCGCAACCTCGAGGCCGCTGTCGTCCGCCAGGCTCGGCAGACCCGACGCCCGAGCCCAGGCCCGAGCCTTCAGCATGGCATTGACCGCGTAGGTGTCCCCCGTCTCGTCCACGACGAGGGCACCGACCTCCGGAGCGAACAAAAGACGCCCGACGAAGGAATCCGGCAGCATCGCCCGGAACTCCTCGTACTTGCCCCGGTTCCCCGTGGCCAGGAGCAGCGTTTCAAAAAACAAGGGGGGCCCGCTCCTCCTCCGAGAGCGCCAGGGCCGAGAGCTGGCGCTCTCGGATCTCGCGGCACCCTTTCAGACAGAGGTCGAAGATGCGGTCGGCCTCGGACCGAGAAAAAGGGGCCTCCTCCCCGGTCCCCTGGATTTCGACGAAACGATCGGCGTGATCGGCAACGACGTTGACGTCGGCGCTCGCCGCCCGATCCTCCGCGCTGTCGAGGTCGAGGCAGGCAACGCCCCCGACGATCCCCGCACTGATGGCGGAGACGCACGACACAAGCGGCAGCGCGCCGAATGCCCCCCCGTCCCGAAGGGTCCTCAGGGCGTCCACCAGGGCGACGTACCCGCCGTTCACGGACGCCACGCGCGTCCCTCCGTCGGCCTGGAGGACATCGCAGTCTATGGTGACGGTACGCGGCCCCAGACGATGCAGATCCACGGAGATCCGAAGAGCCCGGCCGATCAGGCGCTGGATCTCCGCGCTGCGCCCGCTGATCCCGGACCGGGAGGCGCGCTGAGTCCGGCGATCCGTGGAACGGGGCAACATCGCGTACTCCGCGGTAATCCAGCCCTGATCCGTGCCGCGCAGGAAGAGGGGCACCCTGTCCTCGACGGTGGCAGTGCAGAGGACCCGGGTCTCGCCGAGTACGGCCAGCACGGAGCCCTCCGCATAACGCGTGTAATGCCGCTCGAAGGACACGGGGCGCAACGCATCGTACGGCCGTGTTCTCCGCTCCGGAACCGTGCCGTCCATCCTACGAGCGCGGCAGCTGCCAGGGCACGGTCAGGTCGACAGGCGCCCCGGCCGAGGCGACCGCGCCATCGATCAAAAAGCGAACTTTCACGATGGGCGGAAAATTGTCCTGCATCGTCCGTACGATGCCCGTGATCAAAAACTGGCTGTTCCGCTGCCCGAGCTTGGCCAGAGCCTGTGCGAAGGCCCCGGACAGGTCCAGAAAAACCGTGTCCGCCCCTCGGAACACGTGCAGCACGCGCACGCCGGTCTCGGCCGTCTCGATGCCGCTCAGAACCAGGACGGCATGGACGGCGTCCCTGATGTTGTCCTCCTGGGCGTGCGAGACGAATCGGCGGGTCTCCTCGGCCAGCCCCCCATTCTTCAGGTGATAGAGCTTCAGGGAGAGCTGCTGGACATCCAGCTTCTGCCCGGAGGAAACCGGCACCGGCCTGGACCTTTCCTTTTCCGTGAAAGCCTCGAGCTCCTGCCTGTTCTCGACCCTGTTGTCCTTCTGCAGGAAACGCGTGTTCAGAAAACCCATCATCCAGGATGTCCCTAGATATCCGGCGACGAAGCAGAACAGGATCACCCCAAGCCAGGACAAGAGGCGCAACATCAGAGGAGCGCGTTTTTTTTCCGCTTTGCGGGCCTCCCGCCCGCGACGGCGCGACCTCCAGTCGAAGTCCTCTTCATCCCTGTAACGGCCGGCAGGATTATCCTCTCGACGCACCATGGTCATTCCCCCTACACCCTGCGCACTTGCGCGGCAATATCATTTCAGGTAGTCGACGATCCCCGCAGCCATGGCCTCGGCGATCCTCCTTTGGTACCCCGGATGAGCCAACAGCTTCGCCTCCTTGGCGTTCGTCACGAAACCGGTCTCCAAAAGCACCGCCGGCATCGCGGCTCCCCTCAGCACGAAGAAGGGCGCCTGGGCGACCCGCCTCATGGGAATCCCCTGCCGTTTTCCGGCCCCGAACAGGGACTCCGCCAGCTCCGTGCTCTCGCTGATCTTGTTGTTCTGCTGCATGTCGCCCAGGATACGGAGCAGGAGCTCCGTCTTGCGGTCCACCGCCGCAGCACCGCCGGACTTCTCCTCAACGTACTCGCGGTTCTCGATCTTCGCCAGCGCAAGCGCGTCCTTGTCCGTCGGCAGAGCCATGATATAGATCTCGAAACCTGCGGTGTTCCGCAAGGACGGCAGGGAATTGGCATGGATGCTGACGAAGACATCCGCGTCGGCCCGATTGGCGATCTCCGTCCGCTCCTGGAGCTTCAGGTAGACGTCGGTCCTGCGGGTCATGACCACCTCGAACCCCTTGGCCCTCAGGACGCCCTCCAGGGCCAGCCCGATCCCCAGGTTGATGTCCTTCTCGCGCACGCCGTTGGCCACAGCCCCCGGGTCCTTTCCTCCATGCCCGGGATCCAGGACGGCCAGGCGCTTCCCCTTCCTCCCCGCCGGAGCGCGCGTTACCTTCCTTTCGGGAACCGGCGGCGGCACCGGAGAGGGCTCGGGGACCGGGGCCGGCAGGACGCGAATATCGGCCGGCGATTCGAAGAAAAAGTCCAGGACGATGCGGCGGGGCGCATCCAGGGCCAAACGTTCCACCCGAACGCTCTTGGAATCGAAAACCAGCGAGACCCCCGAAGGCCCCCTCACCAGCTCGGCCGTGACGTTGCCATAAGGGGACGGCAACCCCTCGGGGGCCTCCACGGCGCCCGAGAACAGCACCCGAACCCTGCCGCCCTCGATCCTCATCTCCGGTTCCGCCCCATCGTTGCAGTCGATCACGGCCCGAACGCGCTCCCGCGAGGTGCTCCACCGCAGGGCCCGAATCTCTCCCTTGTTTTTCTCCGGCTGCGGCGTCCCCGCCTTCGGCAGAGGACGAGCCGCTTCCGCAACCCGAGGCTGCTCCCGGGGCCTTTCCCTTACGGGCTCCGGCGCTGCCTCCTCCTCCCCGGATCGGGCGGGCGGGGCCTCTGCGGCCGCAGGCGGCTCCTGAGGGGAGGGAGGCGTGTTCGCGGAGGGCGCATCCAGGTCAACCTCGAAGCGCAGCCGATTCCCCGCGCCCGAGCCGGATACCCTCTGAAACAGGGTCAGGGCGGACGGAATGTCCAGCCACCATCGACCGTCGCGCTCGAAGGCCGCCGCATAAAGCGGAACGAGGTTAAGATCCTTCCATGCAGCCACGGCGTTCAGGACGACTCGGATCCGCACGTCGTCCCGCACGAGGTGAAGCTCCTCCCCCGCCGCCGAGGCCTGAAACCCCAAAAGCGCTCCCGTATCCGCCAGGGAGACCCAGGGTTCCGACCCCGACCCGCTCGTCGTCGGGACGGACCCCAGGGCGTTTCCGCCCCGATAAAGGGTGGCACTCCCCCACGCCGGGCCCGCGGCCAGCACGGAAAGCAGCAGGAAGAGGCCGAAAATCAGCACGGGACATCTGGGACAGTTCAGGGGACGCATCTAGCTTCGGGACACCCCCACGATGAGCGAAGCCGCCTCTCGGGCCGCCTCGGCGCTCACGTCCAGGTGGGTGACCAGACGGAAGGTGTCCGGCGCGGATTTGTTGAAAAGGACCCCCTTCGACCGGCATGCCTCCAGAATCCTGTCGGCGGAGGAAACATCCTTGGCCTTGAAATAGACCATATTGGTGGGGCGTTTCGCCGCCGAGACCTCCAGGCCCCCCTCGGCCAGAATCTCCCCGATCCGGCGGGCGTTCTCGTGATCCTCCGCCAGGCGGTCGATATTGTTCCTCAGGGCGTACAGCCCCGCAGCGGCCACGACCCCAACCTGACGCAGCCCGCCGCCCAGCCGCTTGCGCCAGAAGCGCGCGCGTGCGACGAAATCGCGCGACGCACAGAGCAGGCTGCCCATCGGGGCCCCCAAGCCCTTGGAAAGACAGATCTGGACGCTGTCGGCGTCGCGAACCAGGTCGGCGGCCCGGACCCCGAGCGCCACCGCCGCGTTGAAGAGCCGGGCCCCGTCGATATGGACGCTCAAACCCCGGCTGTGGGCCCAGGACGCGCGCTCCGAGATCTCCTGAGGCGTGGAGGCGTGCCCCCCGCGCCGGTTGTTCGTGTTCTCGAAACAGACGAGCCGGGCCCGGACAAAGTGGACGTTATCCGCGGGCCTCAGTACCGCCTCCATCTCGGGGATGCCGGGCAGCCCCGAGGGATCGTCGGCCGCAAGGGGCACGACCCCGCCAAGACAGGCCATTCCTCCCCCCTCGAAGTTCAGGATGTGGGTCTCCCGGCCCAGGACAACCCCCTCCCCGCGGCCGCAGTGCGTCAGGATGGCCGTCAAATTGCCCTGGGTGCCCGAAGTGACGTAGAGGGCGGCCTCCTTGCCCAAAAGGCCGGCGGCCTCCTCCTCGAGGCGCAGAACCGTGGGGTCGTCGCCGTAGACGTCGTCCCCGACCTCCGCCTCCGCCATCGCCCTTCTCATCGCCGCGCAGGGCTTCGTCACCGTATCGCTTCGCAGATCTATGGGAAACAACAAACGCACCTCCAGCTCCGAATCACGAGACCTCATCCCCGCCACGAAGGCGCCCAGCCGTAACGAAAGGGCATCCCGGACGGCCTTCCGATCAAAAAACGCCGCTTCATCATCGAATCCGGTTCATCAAGCGAACCACCACGGAGGGTTTTCCTTCCGTCCGCTCAGAGCCCGCCGCAAAAGCGCGCCCACGGCAGGAGATCGTCCTCGACCAGACAGCCCGCTATCCTGGCCGGATGCCCCGGTCGCCCATGAAAGTCGCTCCCCCCGGTCGCGTAAAGACCGCGTCTTCCGGACTGGGTCAGACAACGCAAAACCTGGGCGGTGTCGGCGCCCTGGAACCAGCACTCCACCCCCCAGAGCCCCATCCCCTTCAAGCGATCCAGCACGGGCTCGAAACGGTCGGGATCCGGCAGGGAGACCAAGGGATGCGCCCAGACGGGAAGCCCCCCCGCGGCCCGAACGACCCGGATGCACTCCTCCACGGGCGAAAGGGACCGCGGGACATAG encodes the following:
- a CDS encoding N-acetylmuramoyl-L-alanine amidase family protein codes for the protein MLIFGLFLLLSVLAAGPAWGSATLYRGGNALGSVPTTSGSGSEPWVSLADTGALLGFQASAAGEELHLVRDDVRIRVVLNAVAAWKDLNLVPLYAAAFERDGRWWLDIPSALTLFQRVSGSGAGNRLRFEVDLDAPSANTPPSPQEPPAAAEAPPARSGEEEAAPEPVRERPREQPRVAEAARPLPKAGTPQPEKNKGEIRALRWSTSRERVRAVIDCNDGAEPEMRIEGGRVRVLFSGAVEAPEGLPSPYGNVTAELVRGPSGVSLVFDSKSVRVERLALDAPRRIVLDFFFESPADIRVLPAPVPEPSPVPPPVPERKVTRAPAGRKGKRLAVLDPGHGGKDPGAVANGVREKDINLGIGLALEGVLRAKGFEVVMTRRTDVYLKLQERTEIANRADADVFVSIHANSLPSLRNTAGFEIYIMALPTDKDALALAKIENREYVEEKSGGAAAVDRKTELLLRILGDMQQNNKISESTELAESLFGAGKRQGIPMRRVAQAPFFVLRGAAMPAVLLETGFVTNAKEAKLLAHPGYQRRIAEAMAAGIVDYLK
- a CDS encoding non-canonical purine NTP pyrophosphatase; amino-acid sequence: MFFETLLLATGNRGKYEEFRAMLPDSFVGRLLFAPEVGALVVDETGDTYAVNAMLKARAWARASGLPSLADDSGLEVAALEWGPGVRSARIVEGTDEDRNRWLLGGMAGRKDRRARFVAALALSIPGAWTLVCEGDCPGRLAEHPSGEGGFGYDPLFLPDGFDVSFAALPAAVKNAISHRAAALRVLQELLSCEGSSGDSPHAVDV
- a CDS encoding GerMN domain-containing protein: MVRREDNPAGRYRDEEDFDWRSRRRGREARKAEKKRAPLMLRLLSWLGVILFCFVAGYLGTSWMMGFLNTRFLQKDNRVENRQELEAFTEKERSRPVPVSSGQKLDVQQLSLKLYHLKNGGLAEETRRFVSHAQEDNIRDAVHAVLVLSGIETAETGVRVLHVFRGADTVFLDLSGAFAQALAKLGQRNSQFLITGIVRTMQDNFPPIVKVRFLIDGAVASAGAPVDLTVPWQLPRS
- the ltaE gene encoding low-specificity L-threonine aldolase, giving the protein MRLLFPIDLRSDTVTKPCAAMRRAMAEAEVGDDVYGDDPTVLRLEEEAAGLLGKEAALYVTSGTQGNLTAILTHCGRGEGVVLGRETHILNFEGGGMACLGGVVPLAADDPSGLPGIPEMEAVLRPADNVHFVRARLVCFENTNNRRGGHASTPQEISERASWAHSRGLSVHIDGARLFNAAVALGVRAADLVRDADSVQICLSKGLGAPMGSLLCASRDFVARARFWRKRLGGGLRQVGVVAAAGLYALRNNIDRLAEDHENARRIGEILAEGGLEVSAAKRPTNMVYFKAKDVSSADRILEACRSKGVLFNKSAPDTFRLVTHLDVSAEAAREAASLIVGVSRS
- the rph gene encoding ribonuclease PH; this translates as MDGTVPERRTRPYDALRPVSFERHYTRYAEGSVLAVLGETRVLCTATVEDRVPLFLRGTDQGWITAEYAMLPRSTDRRTQRASRSGISGRSAEIQRLIGRALRISVDLHRLGPRTVTIDCDVLQADGGTRVASVNGGYVALVDALRTLRDGGAFGALPLVSCVSAISAGIVGGVACLDLDSAEDRAASADVNVVADHADRFVEIQGTGEEAPFSRSEADRIFDLCLKGCREIRERQLSALALSEEERAPLVF